In Metarhizium brunneum chromosome 3, complete sequence, a genomic segment contains:
- the sdh3 gene encoding Succinate dehydrogenase cytochrome B subunit, whose product MRNWRAPIGALDRGNRAARQAAIPDGQAAAVIPPTLALARRQDKTPTGLPKSTMIAQRVGIAALRRGARPSLVPFIKAATGGMQARPVATAKISQDDGHQILVKQRLQRPVSPNLGIYKIEQTWLGHSAWTRITGCTLSAAAYVYFGAYLVAPLAGWHLETASLASAFATLPFAVKGGVKFFLGFPFAYHFINGLRHLWFDLGKGFAKPSIKRGEMALWTSSILSGLYLAFGL is encoded by the exons ATGAGGAATTGGCGCGCCCCGATTGGCGCCTTGGACCGAGGGAACCGAGCTGCCCGCCAAGCAGCCATTCCCGACGGCCAAGCAGCCGCCGTGATTCCTCCaaccctcgccctcgcccgccgACAAGACAAAACACCAACAGGACTCCCGAAATCGACAATGATTGCTCAGCGGGTTGGCATCGCCGCCCTGCGCAGAG GCGCGCGGCCCAGCCTCGTCCCCTTCATCAAAGCAGCTACCGGCGGCATGCAAGCTCG ACCCGTGGCGACGGCCAAAATCTCCCAAGACGACGGGCACCAGATCCTCGTGAAGCAGCGGCTGCAGCGCCCCGTCTCGCCCAACCTGGGCATCTACAAGATCGAGCAGACGTGGCTGGGCCACTCGGCGTGGACGCGCATCACGGGCTGCACGCTGTCGGCCGCCGCGTACGTCTACTTCGGGGCGTACCTGGTCGCGCCGCTGGCCGGGTGGCACCTGGAGACGGCGAGCCTCGCGTCGGCGTTTGCCACGCTGCCGTTCGCCGTCAAGGGCGGCGTCAAGTTCTTCCTCGGGTTCCCCTTTGCGTACCACTTCATCAACGGGCTGAGGCACCTGTGGTTCGACCTGGGTAAGGGCTTCGCCAAGCCGAGCATCAAGAGGGGCGAGATGGCGCTCTGGACGTCGAGTATTCTGAGCGGACTGTATTTGGCTTTCGGGCTGTAA
- the aurR2_2 gene encoding Aurofusarin cluster transcription factor aurR2: MSPTVSPAAPQRHARILACVLCQHRKIKCDRNSPCSNCIKANVTCVPSTPAPARKRRRPNQDLQERLARCEELLKQYANGSAPGQQPPPPPPPPPPPQQTETPATDHLARSDKSEPTPLGSDNSSNWKPACRMVNDDGSVRFMDSYIWATVYEELQAMRDIVDTEDPEDSSILGSEELTPENNTDLFFPGDLSTANIEDLVPDPIHAFKLWQLFLERVNPLFKVVHVPTVQPMVMEGATNIASLQHYQQALVLSIYTSAAVSLSEAESIQLLGMSRESAIQKFLAGTKVALIRFNFLKNYNMTALQALVHFMHCLQGRYDRHAAWVLTGTVVRIAQKMGYHRDGEILGLEPYETEMRRRLWWQIIVQDSKYAMLSGLSQSLQPLHWDTKTPQNVNDADLFPGSTEKIQPRDGPTEMAFVMVMNEIYRFKLHTDKNNNGQAFEAAILGQDLSPDKDASNAMHQNIFAKFRQQCRELDENLLAMEQKYIDDNAGNVHKAAKGVRQMLLGRIQDMMVPIHEQPEYGTEIFGPKDNLFKIFVLGTEQRLAQYQPMTECGFLWFVKSYFQLDVFAVMTGQLCQRPTGSLADRGWVGVERLYGYHTELFDMSQKQYSVQAQITLKGWKLREQAFLQAGRHLETPQFIQRLRDLLPSYDSRSSIQSSGATPPVFGQNDAQRQSAALFQSAQTPKMPQQNLVQQQQQGANVDPFLGGLLDMSSVNWDMFGDMMNPEEQLSVGMFGYGGFPAATDGSLIGDNSNNMNGGQFR, encoded by the exons ATGTCACCAACTGTTTCGCCAGCGGCGCCACAGAGGCATGCGCGAATTCTGGCGTGCGTCCTCTGCCAACATCGGAAAATCAAATGCGATCGCAACTCGCCTTGCTCCAACTGCATCAAG GCAAACGTCACATGTGTTCCGAGCACACCGGCGCCTGCTCGCAAACGCCGTCGCCCCAACCAGGACCTTCAAGAGCGTCTGGCGCGATGCGAAGAACTGCTGAAACAATACGCCAATGGCTCTGCTCCGGGtcagcagccgccgccgccgccgccgccgccgccgccgccgcaacagACCGAGACACCAGCAACGGACCACCTTGCGAGGTCGGATAAATCGGAACCGACGCCCTTGGGCTCGGACAACTCAAGTAATTGGAAGCCGGCATGTCGGATGGTCAATGACGATGGGAGTGTTCGGTTTATGGACAGCTATATCTGGGCCACAGTATATGAAGAG CTGCAAGCCATGCGAGATATTGTTGACACGGAGGATCCCGAGGACTCAAGTATACTTGGCTCAGAAGAGCTCACCCCGGAGAACAATACCGACTTGTTTTTTCCTGGAGACCTCTCCACTGCCAACATCGAGGATCTCGTTCCAGATCCGATCCATGCCTTCAAACTATGGCAACTCTTCTTGGAGCGTGTAAATCCCCTGTTCAAGGTGGTCCACGTCCCTACCGTCCAACCAATGGTCATGGAGGGTGCCACCAACATTGCCAGCCTGCAACATTACCAGCAAGCACTTGTCTTGTCTATTTACACGAGCGCAGCTGTCTCCTTGAGTGAAGCCGAGTCCATCCAGCTACTCGGCATGTCCCGGGAGTCAGCTATTCAAAAGTTCCTGGCCGGAACAAAAGTAGCTTTGATACGATTCAACTTTTTGAAAAACTACAACATGACCGCTCTACAGGCTCTGGTTCATTTCATG CACTGCTTACAAGGACGGTATGATCGTCATGCTGCATGGGTGCTTACTGGTACTGTTGTCCGCATTGCGCAAAAGATGGGATATCACCGCGATGGCGAGATTCTTGGCCTGGAGCCTTACGAGACAGAaatgcgccgccgcctttgGTGGCAGATTATCGTCCAAGACTCCAAGTATGCCATGTTATCTGGCCTCAGCCAGTCCCTGCAGCCCCTACACTGGGATACCAAGACACCACAAAACGTCAACGACGCAGATCTCTTCCCAGGGTCAACTGAGAAAATACAACCTCGCGACGGCCCCACTGAAATGGCGTTTGTCATGGTTATGAATGAAATATATAGGTTCAAGCTGCATACGGACAAGAACAACAACGGCCAGGCATTTGAGGCTGCCATCCTGGGACAAGATCTGAGCCCAGACAAGGACGCTTCCAATGCCATGCATCAAAACATTTTTGCCAAATTCCGTCAACAGTGTCGAGAGCTTGACGAAAACCTTCTGGCCATGGAACAAAAATACATCGATGACAATGCCGGCAACGTGCACAAGGCTGCGAAAGGCGTCCGGCAGATGCTTTTGGGAAGGATTCAAGACATGATGGTGCCAATTCACGAGCAACCCGAGTATGGCACCGAGATTTTTGGTCCCAAAGACAATCTGTTCAAGATTTTTGTCCTAGGAACCGAACAGAGACTGGCTCAGTATCAGCCCATGACCGAGTGTGGGTTCCTCTGGTTTGTCAAGTCGTATTTTCAGCTCGACGTGTTTGCCGTCATGACTGGGCAATTGTGCCAACGGCCTACCGGCAGCTTGGCGGATCGCGGCTGGGTGGGCGTCGAGCGGCTCTACGGTTATCACACGGAACTATTTGACATGTCGCAGAAGCAATACTCCGTCCAGGCCCAAATCACACTGAAGGGGTGGAAACTGCGTGAGCAGGCCTTTTTGCAAGCTGGTCGTCATTTAGAAACACCGCAGTTCATCCAGCGTCTGCGAGATCTTCTACCTTCATACGACTCCCGGTCCTCAATACAGTCATCAGGAGCAACCCCTCCTGTATTCGGCCAAAACGACGCTCAACGGCAGTCCGCGGCACTATTTCAGAGCGCGCAAACTCCAAAGATGCCGCAACAAAATCTcgtgcagcagcagcaacagggTGCAAATGTAGATCCCTTCTTGGGGGGGCTTCTCGACATGTCCAGCGTCAACTGGGACATGTTTGGAGACATGATGAATCCCGAGGAACAGCTTTCGGTGGGTATGTTTGGGTACGGCGGGTTTCCTGCGGCAACCGACGGCAGCTTGATAGGCGACAATTCTAACAATATGAACGGGGGGCAATTCCGATAG
- the taf6 gene encoding Transcription initiation factor TFIID subunit 6 encodes MANEAPRPKLLWNSDNVKDVAESVGINSLNDEALKALTQDVEYRIGQVIIEALRLMRAARRTTLTVNDVSLALKVLDVEPLYGYDSTRPLRYGEASLGPGQPLFYIEDEEVDFEKLINAPLPKVPRDMNFTAHWLAIEGVQPSIPQNPTTAESRSQELLPKGPGANPALAALAGNDNVAVKPSVKHIVSKELILYFDKIQAAILDDNPDEEVVRLRQAALGSVRDDPGLHQLVPYFINFIMDRVTHHLDDTFTLRHMMELTNALIENKSLFLDPYASSLSAPALTCLMARKLGTDDGVDAMKDQYDLRQLAASLVGRIARKYSASNTLLRPKLTRTCLKYFLDPTKPPAVLYGAIYGLLEAGGPEAIRVLVLRNMKTFDAAILQPMRDRSEGSIEYEMLVQGLVQAVASLAQRGELGAPNGVNGTASDSELSELSEFIGSIVGGKIAAAGNRALVRTILDARSLA; translated from the exons atggccaacgaAGCCCCCCGGCCGAAGCTCCTCTGGAATTCCGACAATGTCAAAGACGTCGCCGAATCCGTTGGCATCAACTCGCTCAACGACGAAGCCCTCAAGGCACTGACGCAGGACGTCGAGTATCGCATCGGCCAAGTCATCATCGAGGCGCTCCGCCTGATGCGCGCCGCTCGCAGAACCACCCTCACCGTCAACGACGTCTCCCTCGCACTCAAAGTCCTCGATGTCGAGCCTCTCTACGGATACGATTCCACGCGACCGCTTCGCTACGGCGAGGCGAGCCTTGGTCCCGGCCAACCGTTATTCTAcattgaagatgaagaggtgGATTTTGAAAAGCTCATCAATGCGCCCTTACCCAAAGTTCCTCGCGACATGAACTTTACAG CCCACTGGCTCGCAATCGAAGGCGTCCAGCCATCAATACCCCAGAACCCAACGACGGCCGAATCGCGCTCCCAAGAGCTGCTTCCCAAAGGCCCCGGCGCAAATCCCGCTCTCGCCGCCCTGGCCGGAAACGACAACGTGGCCGTCAAACCCTCTGTCAAACATATTGTCAGCAAAGAGCTCATTCTCTACTTTGACAAGATCCAGGCCGCCATTCTGGACGATAACCCCGACGAAGAAGTCGTCCGTCTGCGCCAAGCAGCACTGGGCTCTGTACGCGACGACCCGGGTCTGCACCAGCTTGTCCCGTACTTTATCAACTTCATCATGGACAGGGTGACGCACCACCTCGACGACACCTTTACACTCCGGCACATGATGGAGCTGACGAATGCCCTCATCGAAAACAAGAGCCTCTTCCTAGATCCATACGCCTCCTCGTTGTCCGCCCCGGCATTGACGTGCCTGATGGCCCGGAAGCTAGGCACAGATGACGGCGTGGACGCCATGAAGGACCAGTACGATCTGCGACAGCTGGCGGCGTCGTTGGTGGGCCGCATCGCCCGCAAGTACTCGGCCTCCAACACCCTGCTGCGTCCAAAGCTCACGCGCACGTGTCTCAAGTACTTCCTGGATCCCACGAAACCGCCTGCCGTTCTGTACGGAGCCATCTACGGACTCCTGGAAGCCGGTGGCCCCGAAGCCATTCGTGTCCTGGTGCTCCGCAACATGAAGACGTTCGACGCGGCTATTCTGCAGCCGATGAGGGACAGGTCCGAGGGCAGCATCGAATACGAGATGCTGGTGCAGGGTCTCGTGCAAGCAGTGGCATCGCTGGCGCAGCGTGGCGAACTGGGCGCTCCAAACGGGGTCAATGGTACTGCGTCGGACTCGGAGCTCTCCGAGCTGAGCGAGTTTATCGGGTCAATCGTCGGGGGAAAGATTGCCGCCGCAGGTAATCGCGCTCTGGTGAGGACGATACTCGACGCTCGATCGCTGGCATAG
- the gloE_2 gene encoding 2-oxoglutarate-dependent dioxygenase gloE: MDSDAAPPFPDDVPTAPLLRLSLAKLRAREPDEVRRFTAACEALGFFYLDLGGDAVLQQADALFDAGRALFDLPLAEKARYDFSRLGTYMGYKAVGASVADAAGNLDRNEFYNVGKDDVFELGRRWPAPDVLESRRALLRSFMQSAHGVVTLVLALLDAHLGLAPGTLGAMHRLLEGRGGDQVRFIRAPARGADDARAVALGEHTDFGSVTVLFNRLGGLQVLMPPGAGAGAGAEPEWRYVRPLPGHAVVNLGDALVKFSNGLLRSNIHRVVEPPGAQAACARYSLVYFSRPEDHVVLRRLEGRRVPPLPEGVVEEAVTSEAWVLRRALGSRPALQPEGKFDYSLSRGTEAISQRAR, from the exons atggACTCTGACGCTGCGCCCCCGTTCCCCGACGACGTCCCCACGGCGCCGCTGCTCCGGCTCTCGCTGGCCAAGCTCCGGGCGCGCGAGCCAGACGAGGTGCGCCGCTTCACCGCCGCCTGCGAGGCCCTGGGCTTCTTCTACCTCGACCTGGGCGGGGACGCCGTGCTGCAGCAGGCCGACGCGCTGTTCGACGCCGGCCGCGCGCTGTTCGACCTGCCGCTGGCCGAAAAGGCCCGGTACGACTTTTCCCGCCTCGGGACCTACATGGGCTACAAGGCCGTGGGGGCGTCGGTCGCCGACGCGGCGGGCAACCTCGACCGCAACGAGTTCTACAAC GTCGGCAAGGACGACGTCTTTGAGCTAGGCCGTCGCTGGCCCGCGCCGGATGTGCTCGAGTCGCGGCGCGCGCTGCTCCGGTCCTTTATGCAGTCGGCGCACGGCGTCGTGACGCTGGTGCTGGCCCTGCTCGACGCGCACCTCGGCCTGGCGCCGGGCACGCTGGGCGCCATGCACCGGCTGCTCgagggccgcggcggcgaccAGGTGCGCTTCATCCGGGCGCCGGCGCGGGGAGCCGACGACGCGCGCGCCGTGGCTCTCGGCGAGCACACCGACTTTGGCAGCGTCACGGTGCTGTTCAACCGCCTCGGCGGGCTGCAGGTGCTGATGCCGCCgggggccggggccggggccggggccgAGCCGGAGTGGCGCTACGTGCGCCCGCTGCCGGGCCACGCCGTGGTCAACCTCGGCGACGCCCTGGTCAAGTTCTCCAACGGCCTGCTGCGCTCCAATATCCACCGCGTCGTCGAGCCCCCCGGCGCCCAGGCCGCCTGCGCCCGCTACTCGCTCGTCTACTTCAGCCGGCCCGAGGACCACGTCGTCCTGCGCCGCCTCGAGGGCCGCCGCGTGCCCCCGCTGCccgagggcgtcgtcgaggaggccGTCACGAGCGAGGCCTGGGTGCTCCGCCGCGCGCTGGGCTCCCGGCCCGCCCTGCAGCCCGAGGGCAAGTTTGACTACAGCCTGAGCAGGGGCACCGAGGCCATTTCCCAGCGCGCGCGCTGA
- the tit1 gene encoding tRNA dimethylallyltransferase, with protein sequence MANSKAPAEPLLVVLGSTGTGKSDLAVELATRFKGEIINSDAMQLYKGLPIITNKITQAEQKGIPHHLLGHIPLHHLPWDVDDYKREANKVIGQIRARGNLPILVGGTQYYVDPLLFTDVILDEVQQTGPSASFPILEESTEVLLEELRKCDPVMAERWHPNDRRKILRSLEIYLHTGKPASQFYAEQEARKAAAASGDIPATPWEKLLFWVYSDRQILTERLDTRCDKMLNSGLLDEVHELYAFKKKSRETGQEMDMTKGIWQSIGYKQFEPYLNALEAGADATEAEKLKLSGLEDMKTATRRYANYQTKWIRIKQMRRLQDEGPEAVSSLYLVDSTDVSRLQTNVVEPAAKLTELFLKGEQRPAAVDISEMAREVLGGALELRPKETPIQRTCDMCRTVLVTEQAWERHVKSVGHRRAVKKKTKLALVAVDAQKGGEAKESADPDGSRASSPDIGSIFSN encoded by the exons ATGGCGAATAGCAAAGCTCCGGCCGAACCACTCTTGGTAGTGCTGGGCTCAACTGGTACAGGCAAATCAGAC CTGGCTGTAGAGCTCGCAACCCGCTTTAAAGGAGAAATAATCAATTCGGATGCCATGCAGCTATACAAAGGGctccccatcatcaccaacaaaaTTACCCAAGCCGAGCAAAAAGGCATCCCTCACCATCTCCTGGGCCACATCCCCCTTCACCATCTCCCCTGGGACGTGGATGATTACAAGCGCGAGGCCAACAAAGTCATCGGCCAAATTCGCGCTAGGGGAAATTTGCCCATCCTCGTGGGTGGAACACAATATTATGTCGACCCTCTACTCTTCACCGACGTCATTCTCGATGAGGTCCAGCAAACAGGCCCATCCGCATCATTCCCCATTCTGGAAGAGTCAACAGAAGTTCTCCTAGAAGAGCTCCGGAAATGCGATCCCGTCATGGCAGAAAGGTGGCACCCCAACGACCGCCGCAAAATCCTGCGGTCGCTAGAGATCTACCTGCATACAGGGAAGCCGGCCTCGCAGTTCTATGCTGAGCAAGAGGCGCGCAAAGCGGCCGCTGCTAGCGGAGACATCCCCGCCACACCCTGGGAGAAGCTTTTGTTTTGGGTCTATTCCGACAGGCAAATTCTTACCGAGCGCCTTGACACGCGGTGTGACAAGATGCTCAATTCCGGGCTTCTAGACGAGGTCCATGAGCTATACGCCTTCAAGAAAAAATCCAGAGAAACAGGCCAAGAAATGGACATGACAAAGGGGATATGGCAGTCTATAGGCTATAAGCAATTCGAACCATATCTAAACGCCCTCGAAGCAGGGGCAGATGCTACGGAAGCCGAGAAGCTGAAGCTATCTGGCCTGGAAGACATGAAGACCGCAACGAGACGTTACGCAAACTACCAGACGAAATGGATTCGCATCAAACAAATGCGCCGGCTGCAGGATGAGGGTCCTGAAGCAGTCAGCAGCTTGTATCTAGTTGATAGCACGGACGTGTCTCGGCTTCAGACGAATGTAGTCGAACCGGCGGCGAAGCTGACGGAGTTGTTTTTGAAAGGGGAGCAACGGCCAGCGGCGGTGGACATTTCTGAAATGGCGAGAGAAGTCCTCGGCGGTGCGCTTGAGTTGAGGCCCAAGGAGACACCGATTCAGAGAACATGTGACATGTGTCGGACGGTATTAGTGACGGAGCAGGCATGGGAGAGGCACGTAAAGAGCGTGGGGCATAGACGAgcggtgaagaagaagaccaaaCTAGCCCTCGTTGCTGTTGATGCGCAAAAAGGGGGCGAGGCTAAGGAATCAGCCGACCCTGATGGATCACGAGCGTCAAGCCCGGATATAGGCTCGATATTTTCCAATTGA
- the GLX3 gene encoding Glyoxalase 3 codes for MYDLVTDQDSIKLIEEFYNAGKLVAAVCHGPIVFRDAKGKSGEPLLKGKNVTGFTNVEEDQV; via the coding sequence ATGTATGACCTTGTCACGGATCAAGACTCCATCAAGTTGATCGAGGAGTTCTATAACGCGGGCAAGCTCGTTGCCGCTGTCTGCCATGGGCCCATTGTCTTCCGAGATGCCAAAGGTAAGAGCGGCGAGCCGCTTCTCAAGGGCAAGAATGTGACTGGTTTTACCAATGTCGAGGAGGACCAGGTCTAG